A region of Thermorudis peleae DNA encodes the following proteins:
- a CDS encoding aspartate aminotransferase family protein: MMNRTVERYQQYVCTSFVASLEPVVVERAQGATIYDADGKAYIDCFAGIAVTNAGHCHPKVAAAAKAQIDKLVHAGTYVYYVPPAAELAERLAHVTPGRLQKTFFANSGAEGIETALRMAKAYTGRSEFIALTHSFHGRTIGTLSVTGNMLRKKRGGPYLPGVAFAPAPYVYRNPFNTDDPDLVAERCAEMIEWAIKYQTSGNVAAFIAEPVLGEGGIIVPPARYFRLVKDVLDQYGILFIADEVQSGFGRTGKLFAIEHYGIEPDIMVMAKGIADGFPLSACIARAEIADAFQPGEHLSTFGGNPVSCAAALANLEVMLEEDLPGQAGRKGEIVLAQLRELAAEHELIGDVRGLGLMIGVELVTDRGTKTPAAKQATAIRAYCREHGVLIGVGGQEGNVLRLQPPLVINEAELERALAVLDEAFHTVQAQA, from the coding sequence ATGATGAACCGAACAGTCGAGCGCTATCAACAGTATGTGTGCACCAGCTTCGTCGCTTCACTCGAGCCAGTCGTTGTTGAACGAGCGCAGGGAGCCACAATCTACGACGCTGACGGGAAAGCCTATATCGACTGCTTCGCTGGCATTGCGGTGACGAATGCCGGGCATTGCCATCCCAAAGTCGCTGCTGCCGCGAAGGCGCAGATTGACAAGCTCGTCCACGCAGGGACATACGTTTACTATGTACCGCCAGCCGCTGAGCTTGCCGAGCGATTGGCGCACGTCACGCCTGGGCGCTTGCAAAAGACCTTCTTTGCCAATAGTGGCGCTGAGGGTATCGAGACCGCCTTGCGCATGGCCAAGGCGTACACGGGCCGCAGTGAATTCATCGCCCTGACACACTCGTTTCATGGGCGTACTATTGGAACGCTCTCCGTGACCGGCAACATGCTGCGAAAAAAGCGAGGTGGCCCCTATCTCCCTGGTGTCGCCTTCGCTCCTGCTCCATACGTCTACCGCAATCCCTTCAACACCGATGATCCTGACCTTGTCGCCGAGCGCTGTGCTGAGATGATTGAATGGGCAATCAAGTACCAGACGTCGGGCAACGTGGCAGCGTTCATTGCCGAGCCAGTGCTTGGCGAAGGTGGCATCATCGTGCCGCCAGCACGTTACTTCCGCCTCGTCAAAGACGTGCTTGACCAATACGGCATCCTCTTCATCGCCGATGAAGTGCAGAGCGGTTTTGGTCGCACTGGCAAGCTCTTCGCCATCGAGCACTACGGTATTGAGCCGGACATCATGGTCATGGCCAAAGGCATTGCTGACGGCTTCCCGCTCTCAGCGTGCATTGCCCGAGCAGAGATCGCCGATGCATTCCAGCCGGGCGAGCACCTCTCGACATTCGGTGGCAATCCGGTCTCCTGCGCAGCTGCCCTCGCGAATCTAGAGGTCATGCTGGAAGAAGATTTGCCTGGACAAGCAGGGCGCAAGGGGGAAATCGTGCTTGCGCAACTGCGCGAACTCGCCGCTGAGCACGAGCTGATTGGCGACGTACGCGGACTTGGTCTGATGATTGGCGTTGAGCTTGTGACCGACCGAGGCACGAAGACGCCAGCAGCAAAGCAAGCCACAGCGATCCGCGCCTATTGCCGCGAGCACGGCGTGCTTATCGGCGTCGGCGGGCAGGAAGGGAACGTGCTTCGGCTTCAGCCACCTCTCGTCATCAACGAGGCTGAACTTGAACGTGCACTTGCGGTGCTTGACGAGGCATTCCACACTGTCCAGGCGCAGGCCTAA
- a CDS encoding YbaK/EbsC family protein → MPFHPNAQRVEAFLAERGMPGRVIELPQSTRTAAEAAQAIGCTVAQIAKSLVFRGRQSGRAILVIASGAVRVDEARLAELVGEPVERADADFVRTQTGFAIGGVPPAGHQTPLPTYIESTLMTLPEIWAAAGTPHAVFRLRPEELLTLTGGHVVDVAEQHDPTRH, encoded by the coding sequence ATGCCGTTCCACCCGAATGCCCAACGGGTTGAGGCATTCCTAGCCGAACGGGGAATGCCAGGCCGCGTGATCGAACTACCACAAAGCACACGGACAGCTGCGGAAGCAGCTCAAGCCATCGGCTGCACTGTTGCCCAGATTGCCAAATCGCTCGTCTTCCGTGGACGCCAGAGCGGACGCGCGATCCTCGTCATTGCCAGCGGGGCAGTGCGCGTCGATGAAGCACGGCTAGCTGAACTCGTCGGCGAGCCGGTTGAGCGCGCTGACGCCGATTTTGTGCGCACGCAAACCGGCTTTGCCATTGGCGGAGTACCACCAGCCGGCCATCAGACGCCACTGCCAACCTACATTGAATCAACGCTCATGACTCTACCGGAAATTTGGGCTGCAGCTGGCACTCCTCACGCCGTGTTTCGCCTGAGGCCAGAAGAACTGCTTACGCTGACAGGCGGACACGTCGTCGATGTCGCTGAACAGCATGATCCTACGCGGCACTAA